The DNA segment ACACTGACTCAATTTCTAAACAACATGTACAAGAGCCAGAATGataataaaatgtggattaaatgaaCAGTGTATAAGAAACAGCATTGCATAGTACAAAATGCACAGGACTTGGAATCAAGAcacttggatttgaatcctggctccacacttgcctgttatgtaacctcgggcaaatcacttaatatttagtgcctcagtttcctcatctgtaaaatgtgagccccttgtgaggcagggatttggtctgacctgattgatgtGAATCTTTAGAGAAGCAACTCGGCTCCTctgttgggagtcaaaggtcatggattctagtcccgactccatcacttatcagctgtgtgactttgggcaagtcacttaacttctctctgcctgttacctcatctgtaaaatgggaattaagactgcaaggcccacatgggacaacctgatttcctcgtatctaccccagtgcttagagcagttcttcagatagtaagagcttaataaatgccatcattattatcaccccctTGCTTAGtgcaacacttaacaaataccattttgattttcattattattccctttgcctcagtttccacatctgtaaaatgggaatgaatatctgttcttccctcttgGGCTGTGAACCACATCTGGATTATATCATAACTATCCAGGTGTTTTAAGACAGTTCATGGCACAGAGAAATCCCTAAACTAATACCCcagttatcttgtcttatgctgtcgagtcatctccaacccagagCGAccccatggacaaatctctcccagagtgccccacctccatctgcagccgTTCTGGTAGCATCTCCATAGAGGGTTCTcagtaaaaacacagaagtggtttaccattgcctccttctgcacagtaaacttgagtctccaccctcgactctctcccatgccgctgctgcccgtcacaggtgagctttggcttgtagcagattgccttccatttgctaggcactgcccaagctaggaatggaatggatattcctctgctggactctccctcccgtagtcaagactggtagagtactggaaactccccaggcgCGACTTGGAGAGGAGAATACCCCAATTACTAGTTATAAAAATTTCACTGTGTACTCTAGAGAATTGGAAGTGCATTGCATATGTAAGTTGAACTACATACTTTAAGAAGGCACCGCTGAAGGTGAAATCGACCTGAAGGTGCCAATGTGATTAAGAAGTCCAGTGAGTGACCCCAGGACCTGGCCAGATTGTGCAAACCAAAAAAGGAAAGGCTGACGCTTCGAAGCCTGGAACAACTTTGTTTTTTAACTTCTTGTTTCACAAGGCACATTTTTTCTTATGAATCCTTGTTAAACTCCCTGGGAGAGTTTAGgtgtatttgtgtatattttatgATCCGTATTattaagtgagcacttaccatatgcagagcactctaataataataataatgttggtatttgttaagcgcttactatgtgcagagcactgttctaagcgctggggtagacacaggggaatcaggttgtcccatgtggggctcacagtcttaatccccattttacagatgaggtaactgaggcccagagaagttaagtgacgtgcccacagtcatacaactgacaagtgtcagagctgggattcaaactcacgatctctgactccaaagcccaggttctttccactgagccacgctgcttctctaagtgcttgggaggatacagcacAATACATATtacctctgcccataaggagctaaatTTATAGTCCAGTTGGGGAGACaggtagtaaaataaattacagctaggggaactgGCAGAGTATGAGGGTACATACacgcacaagtgctgaggggctggaggtgggatgaatatcaaagtcctTTTAGGGGTTACAGACCCAgtggcataggtgatacagaagggaggactAATAGGGTGGGTAAATGAATGATTAGTTAggcaagtcctcttggaggacatatgaaattagtaggcttttgaagatggggggagtggtggtctgaggtgtatgaaggggaaagaaggtccaggtcagaggacaagggtttggcagcaagacagatgagatacaAGGAGGTTTGCAGAACTAGTATATAtttgaagacactgaggcacagtgacatcCTGATATTGTCTCAATTTATTGAGCTTAAAAGTCAATTCATCCTacttccattttctctcttcagCGGTGCTTTCCCTTTGCCATGctcatcaattgatcagtggtatttgtggagcgcttattctgtgcagagcactgtactaagcacttgggagagtacaatacaacagagttggtagacatgttccctgcccacaacaagcttagagtttagagggctgTAGAGATGGCTCACATGGCAAAGTGAGATGGGAAATGATAGAGGTAAAGGGTGGGAGATGAAGTCTGGGGTTGTGCAGTCTAGGTGATGCATGCTAGATTCCTGGGGGGATCTATGGTATTGGACATCAGGCTCTGGCTTCACCCTGCTACACATCAGGATTCCTATACTGGCTCCTTGACCTTCCCCTAGAGGGTCTGAAACCTGGGCAGAAATGATGGTATATAGAAGGGACTTGGGGGCCCCAGAAAGTGGATATGAGGCTCCAGAGCCTGGCAAGGGTCtagagacccagagaggcagcatggcctagtggatagggcacagacctatgagtcagaaggccctgggttctaatcccacctctgcaacttgtctgcattgtggccttggtcaagtcatttcacttctctgcacctcagttccctcatctgtaaaatggagattattaataatgatggtatttgttaatcacttactatgtgcaaagcactgttcgaagcacagagggggatataaggtgatcaggtcgtcccacatggggctcacagtcttaatccccactttacagatgaggtaactgaggcacagaaaagttaagtgactggcccaaagtcacacacctgacaaggggcagagccgggattataaccatgatccctgactcccaagcccaggctctttccactgagccacgctgctccttgtatctaccccagtgcttagaacagttctcggcacatagagcttaacaaatattattgttattattattattaataataattagcagcAGAAGTAGTCTGGGACCTGGCACTGAGATCCATGATTGACCTGTGGGTAAGGCTGGTCTCTGGTGGTGCTTGTGACAGGCAGAACTGATTCCCAGGCATGCTTCCCTCAGGCAGGGGGGTTCACTGCCAGGATTTACTGAATGTCCACCAGCCTAAATATGTGCTTCTCCTTGCCCTAGAGCAAAGTCAGTGGATTTGGGTGTGACTAGGCTGGGCAGTTTCCACCTATTTAACACtttccagagaaacagcatggcctagaaatcAAAAGGACCAGAgtactgatcccagctctgccacttgtttactgtgtgaccttcgtcaaatcacttcacctctccatgtctcaattacctcatctgtaaaatggggattataataatgttagctcccattctctcctagaccccctccaatctggcttccgtcccctccactctaccgagactgctctctctaaggtcacccatgacctccttcttgccaaatccaatggctcctactccattctgatcctccttgacctctctgctgcctttgacactgtcgaccatcccctcctcctccataccttatctcaccttggcttcacggactctgtcctctcctggttctcctcttacctctctggccgatcattctcggtctcctacgctggagcctcctccccctcccatcctttaactgttggagttcctcaagggtcagttcttggccctcttctgttctccatttacactcaatccctcggtgaactcatccgctctcacggctttgactaccatctctatgcagatgacacgcagatctacatctccgcccctgtcctctccccctcccttcaggctcgcatctcctcctgtctccgggacgtctccacctggatgtcggcccgccacctaaaactcaacatgagcaagactgagctcctcatcttccctcccaagcccggtccgctcccagacttctccatcaccgtggatggcacgaccatccttcccgtcccgcaggcccgcaatctcggtgtcatccttgactcgtccctctcgttcaccccacacatcttatccgttaccaagacctgccggtttcacctctacaatatcgccaagatccgccctttcctctccacccagacggctaccttactattacgggctgtcattatatcccggctagactactgtgtcagccttctctctgacctcccttcctcctctctcgccccgctccggtctattcttcactccgctgcccggctcatcttcctgcagaaatgatctgggcatgtcactccccttcttaaacaactccagtggttgcctatcgacctccgctccaaacaaaaactcctcactctaggcttcgaggctctccatcaccttgccccttcctacctctcctcccttctctctttctaccgcccaccccgcacgctccgctcctctgccgcccacctcctcgccgtccctcggtctcgcctatcccgccgtcgacccctgggtcacgtcctcccgcggtcctggaacgccctccctcctcacctccgccaaactgattctctttccctcttcaaaaccttacttaaaaatcacctcctccaagaggcgttcccagactgagctcctcttccccctctactccctctgccacccccctttacctctccgcagctaaagcctcattttccccttttccctctgctcctccacctctcccttcccatccccacagcactgtactcgtccgctcaactgtatatattttcgttaccctatttattttgttaatgaattgtacatcgccttgattctatttagttgccattgtttttatgagatgttcttccccttgacgctgtttagtgccattgttcttgtctgtccgtctcccccgattagactgtaagcccgtcaaacggcagggactgtctctatctgttgccgacttgttcatcccaagcgcttagtacagtgctctgcacatagtaagcgctcaataaatactattgaatgaatgagtatttgttaagtgcttactatgtgcagagcactgttctaagtgctggggtagttacagggtcatcaggctgtcccaggtgaggctcacagttaatccccattttacagatgaggtcactgaggcatagagaagtgaagtgacttgcccacaatcacacagctgacaagtgacagagcgggattcaaatccatgacctctgactcccaagcccggtctctttccagtgagccacgctgcttctctgagtgtgattatgagtgtgagcctcttgtgggacagggactgtgtccaacctgattagttggtatctaccccagcatttaatacagtgcctagcacatagtaaacacttcaataccatttaaaaaaaattccggCGCTCAGCACTGGGTCACTGGACTCTGATTGAATATCAATATCCAATGAGGAAGCACAGTAGGCAATTCCTTCTATACAcaatgcatggcttagtggatagataatGGGCATAGgattcagaaaggcctgggttctaaccccagctccaccacatgtctgctgtgtgaccctgggcaagacacttcacttctctctgcttcagtaacctcatctgtaaaatggagattaagagtgtaagccactagcgggatggagactgtgtccaacctgattaacttgtatctaccccagcatttagaacagtccttggcacaaagtaaacacttaacaagtaccataataataataataataattataatttttgttATTGACATGGTGGCCCTTATTGAACCATCACCCAGGCTGTAAATTTAAGGACTAGGCAGTCTGGTTTTGACAAGTGAGTCTTCAGGTCACTTTTTCCTTCGCTGTAACACCATGGAATAATGACCATGGAGTGAGGCCAGATGAAAAGTGACCTTTTGGGCTCCATGCCAATGTTTTGCTAAAACGTAATGGGTGAAAACCCATTCCTGACATGTCCTAATGGAAATCAGTCTTAGGGGAAGCACACTCTCATTTTCAGTCAAGAAAATCGATGATGTCTCCATACTTTACAGAATATTTTTAGTAGTGCATCACATTGTTTCCAATGGGCTGGAATGCCTTCCCCATCTCACCTGACAGTCCAGAGCATCTTCACCTTCGAAGTGCTCCTAAAATGTCACCTCCTCCAACGAACTTTTCTCAATTAATTTCTAACATCCCAAATCACATCAACCCATCAGACATCTCTAGCACTTacacattgatttatttatatttttctttcccagctgtatatatatatataatgttataTTTATCCTATAATCAATTTGATTCTACAATCAATATTATACCTCCGATTTACCTaactatttgtaaatgtttttacaTTCATCTCTCCCAATAGAATGTAAACATATTAAGGGCAAGGGTATATCttattctgctgtactttccaaggcacTTAGTGCAGCACAACACACCCAGTGATTGCTCAATAAGTGCCTTTACTCCAATACTCCACTATTACTCCTACAATTTCTGTCACTCTTACAATCCTCACTACAAGTGAAAGAGTTTTCTGCTAAATTGATATGAAGCGGCCCCCATCTGAGAAAACTGTTTGAGATGCTAGAAAGAAATGAAAACCAATCTCTTGTCCTGCTTTTGGGTTTGGGATTcctgactcttcctctctccttcacccatttcccttttcataataataataatggaaagagtaattatggtatttgttaagggcttactatgggccaggcattgtactaagggctggggtggatacaagcaaattgggttgaacacagtccctgttccacgtggggctcagagtctcgatccccattttacagatgaggaaattgaggtacagggaagttaagtgacttggccaaggtcacccagaagacactggaggagctggaattagaacccatgaccttctgactcccaggcccatgctctatctactacgccaagctgcttctctcattctttGTACATCTATAACtgactcatatttactgagcacttaccgtgtgcagggcactaagtatttgcaaaagtacaatatgacagagttggtaaacacgttccctacccacaggaccTATGGTTtagagaggagtttacagactagggagAAACTTAAAGTCTGGAGGGATCTTAGAATCTAGAGACATCAGAGTCTAGTTCTTGTTCACTTGAAAAGACTGTGAGTATCCTGTCCTGGGACATTGACTTGTTGTTGCAAACGTTTATACTGTGGGCTAACTTAATAACAATATTAACTcatcaggaaagcagcatggcctagtggaaagcatatgggcctgggaatcagagaacttggttccaatcctggccctgccacttatctgttatcACAtaacctttctgtacctcagttacctcatctagaaaatggggattaagattgtgagccctatatgggacactggctgtgtccaacatgattagatatatctacttaagcacttagtgtggtaaCTGCCacgtactgaatgcttaccaaaCACAATTATTTGGGAGAGAATTTCTGAGGTGAGAATGTTGGCTCTGATAATAAGGGATGCTGGATCCAATTCCTATGTCTTATGTTCAGGACTGGGGCAAAGGTCAGGCTTTCTGAGGAAATGAGCCCTGTGATAACACCAAATTAAAATGGCATGATGGATGTGATGTTTTTCAAGATGTAAGGGATGGTGCAGAGGCCAGAGATAGtgggtcaattaatcatatttattgagtgtttactggtgcagaagattcattcattgaatcatatttattgagtgtttactgtgtgcagagcactgtactaagtgcttggaatgtacaatttggcaacagttagaggcaatccctgcccaacagcaggctcccaatctaaaaggggaagacagacagcaaaacaaaacaagtagttaggcaacaaaacaagtagtcttgggagggtaaaatataacaatataaccacacattccctgcccacaacaagcttacaatctagagggggagatggggagttagggagatggagaaaaagtAATTTGGAGTGGTAGACAGgagccagagggagaagaggggcaaaTGAGAGACCAGGTTTGGCCTGGTTGAGCGGCTTGTGATAAATTGGACCCCACTGTAGAAAATGGTATTAAGATTCTGTCTCCTGTggttccctccacagaaaccgaTGTGACTGAGCAGAAtggagctgagaaggggcaggacCTTCATCAAGTCCAGTCTGCAGCTTTCCCAAGAGAAACCAAGTGCAGTAGATTCGGCTGCCAGAGGCCAGGAGGGTGCAACGGTGGCCGGCCCCAGCTCAGCGGGAGATGGGCAACTCTCAGGCGAGGAGGGTCCTCGGGCTAGCTCGGCCACCCAGAAACCGTATCGATTTTCCAACAAAGCCGCACGGCCGGGGGCTTACGAAAACTTTGCCACCTCTCCAGGGTCTTCTTACAAACTGGTGAGGAAGAGTAAAACTCATGACTGCATGATTGATGCGGACAAGACAGAAGGGCGGCTTGTGAACAGCCTCAGCTTTTCTGGGGTCGGAAACCACTTGAGTTCTCCTGGCAAGAGAGAGCCGGCCGTGAGCCCCGGTCAATCCAGCTGCAGCAGCCAACAGATGATCGACTACCGAAACTTTGTACCTCAGATGCCTTTTGTGCCGGCGGTGGCCAAAAGTTTCCCGAGGAAACGGATTTCCCTTAAACGATCGAAGAAGGGCTTCAGGGACATATTTCACATGAGGAAAAACAAGTCAGAGGGCTTGGCATTTCTGGTGGAAAAGGACAGAGGGCCTCTTTCACCCGGCTGTCAGAATGACCTGCTGGGCGGAAGGCAGGGAAAACATCCCTTCAAGACTGGGGAGACCTTTGCCGCTGACTGCTTGGCTCAGGACCTGTCTGACAGCGAGCTGCAATCTGACTCCTCTTACGACTACTGTGGCGCCCTCTGCGAAGACGTGGCTTCCCTCAAGAGCTTCGACTCCCTCACCGGCTGTGGGGAGATCTTTGCCGATGAGAGCTCTGCCCCGCTGGAGCTGGAACCCAGCAaggagagcttggcacagagagcCAAGCCCAAGGAGAACTCGGCGGTGGGGTCCTTCCAGGGAGGGGTTGAACAGTTGGCCTCTCCGGCCCAGAATGAGGCGGCCGACCTGGCCAGGTTCTGGGACAACATCAACAGGTCAGTGAGGCTTCATCAGAGTGCACTTTTTGACCGCAGGTTGCCGACCCAGCCTGGGGGggacctggggaaggggaggctcgaggctgctgctgccgccccaATGCCCAGTCAGCCGTTGTCCCCAGGGAGGGATCCCAGCAGCTCCAAGGACAGCTCCATCGACACGGGGACCCCGAAGAGCGAACAGCAGGAGTCCACCTCCACCAGCGATGAAGGGTACTATGATTCCTTTTCCCCGGGCCTGGAGGATGAGGTGAAGGAGGCCCAGACACCCAGTACACCCGGCCGGTTCCCCCGGGACAGCTACAGTGGCGATGCCCTCTACGAACTCTTCTACGACCCCGGGGATGCCAAGATCAGCCCTATCCTCGATGATGACCTCTGTGTTTCGGAGAGCATCTCCGAGCAGGCCGTCAACGCCCCGCTGTCCATTTATAGCTTCCACGTGGGGGCCGAGGAGAATCTGGCCCCTCGGCCCCCTGTGGACATCATCAGTCAGGGCTTCCTTCACAGCACGTGGAAGGGCAAGGAGTGTTTGCTGAAGCTTTGTGACACCGAGCTGTCCCTCACCATGGGGATCATCAACTGGCTGAGGAAAAACCCCAGCATGGTTTCCCCCTCTGAGCCTCTAAGGAGCCCTCCGGTCCAGCTGAAGGGAAGCGGGGAGTCGATGGCGCTCAGTAGCACCCCCACAGATGTGGCCTCCATGAGAGAAGCTGCCCAGCAGGAAGGACTCCCTGAAAGGTCGAGCGGATGGGGGGTTGGAGGTGTCCAGCCGTCACCAGGTGGGCAAAGTGAGCAGAGACCATGGCCTGGTGTGATGAGCGAGTACTGGAATGCAGGCCCTCAGAGCAGCTCAGCCACAGCTGCctcacaggggaggggagggagccatcTTGAGGGACTGATTGAGGATGCCCTGACTGATGCTGAGGAGAGATCGGCAGGCCTTGGGCTTGAACGAGCACCGGATCCGGCTGACGATGGAGCCGAGAAGTGGCCCGCTTCCCAAGAGGACAAGACCCCTGGGAAGACCTCCATAGCTTCTGGACCTCTGCTCAGACACTGTCCCCAAAAAGTCTCTCGGGTGTCTGTGGAGAAGAAAGAGTATGAGTCATCCCTGGGACATCCCCCTTTACTTGAGGCAGCCCCCAAGGATTCTCCTGAGCCCTTGGGTGGAAACCAAGCTCCATGTGCTGATTTTTCCATGGCTGGTGACATATTAAGGCAGCCCCTCACCCCTAGACCTATCCAAAGCTACATCAGTCCCTCTGCCCGAGACGGCGAGTCAGAGATCGTTCAGCTTTTGGAGCGCTGCATGTCTCAAGTGGCGTCCTTAAAAATCAGCTATGAAAACAAGCATCTGGAAGATAAATTCATCGGGAAGGAAATGAGGAATGTGATCTGTAAAATGTCTCAGTTCAAAAATAGTGTTCTGCTTCAAGATAACTGTCATTTCATTGCCCCGGGATCAGAACACCCCCTTCTCTCACCAGCTAATAAGCTTCGGGAGGCAAGCCCGGAGATTCGACATCCATATTGCCTCGTGAGCCCAACCAGGGGACTTGTTCATTTGAATGATCCGAAAAGCAGAACAGGTTTCATAGACCATATGGGCCAGGTCACTCCGAGTCAAATCAACTTTGAGTACGCACCACTGAACAATCCAGCTCTCTCCTATATTAGAGACATTCAGTTAGAACTCACTCCAGCTGATCCTACTTCCATAATGCACTTGACCAGGCCAACATTTTTACCTCTCTTTGGCTCAGTTGGCTCAGACGCACCAGACAGCTTGTCCCAGATTTCCTGTGCAATGAACAATTCCCCAGAAAAACTGATTCAGGGCAATGAAGCCAGACAATACAGCCCATCCCCCGGTGGGCTCCCAGAATGCCACTGTGACTTATCGTCTCCGGTGCCCACACTCCCAAGCCACACAGAAGTAAAGGCGGCAGGAATAACAGGGGCTGAGAAAAACCTCTAGAAGACACATTAACCAAACCTGGTGAGTTTTGGAAGACtaagatcttaaaaaaaaatccatttctgaTTCCTTGTCCCTGTTGGCGTGACAAAGTGATTTCCTGAAACCCCAGCTGTCTTTATCCGAAATCCCTGAGTGAACCCTCTCCACTTGTTGATAACTTTCCTTACATGCAAGATtatagaaaggggagagaaatggggaggtaGACAACAAGTGTTTTAATGTATGACTTTGATGGCTTGTCCGAGAGAGTTGAATAACATCAGCAGTATGTGTTCGTCAATGATAAGGGTCAAGTGACTAACTGGGAGGTAAAATCTTGCctactcccccggccccctccaccacacacacacatcttctaTGACTTTTGATTTGGT comes from the Ornithorhynchus anatinus isolate Pmale09 chromosome 1, mOrnAna1.pri.v4, whole genome shotgun sequence genome and includes:
- the AMER3 gene encoding APC membrane recruitment protein 3 translates to MELRRGRTFIKSSLQLSQEKPSAVDSAARGQEGATVAGPSSAGDGQLSGEEGPRASSATQKPYRFSNKAARPGAYENFATSPGSSYKLVRKSKTHDCMIDADKTEGRLVNSLSFSGVGNHLSSPGKREPAVSPGQSSCSSQQMIDYRNFVPQMPFVPAVAKSFPRKRISLKRSKKGFRDIFHMRKNKSEGLAFLVEKDRGPLSPGCQNDLLGGRQGKHPFKTGETFAADCLAQDLSDSELQSDSSYDYCGALCEDVASLKSFDSLTGCGEIFADESSAPLELEPSKESLAQRAKPKENSAVGSFQGGVEQLASPAQNEAADLARFWDNINRSVRLHQSALFDRRLPTQPGGDLGKGRLEAAAAAPMPSQPLSPGRDPSSSKDSSIDTGTPKSEQQESTSTSDEGYYDSFSPGLEDEVKEAQTPSTPGRFPRDSYSGDALYELFYDPGDAKISPILDDDLCVSESISEQAVNAPLSIYSFHVGAEENLAPRPPVDIISQGFLHSTWKGKECLLKLCDTELSLTMGIINWLRKNPSMVSPSEPLRSPPVQLKGSGESMALSSTPTDVASMREAAQQEGLPERSSGWGVGGVQPSPGGQSEQRPWPGVMSEYWNAGPQSSSATAASQGRGGSHLEGLIEDALTDAEERSAGLGLERAPDPADDGAEKWPASQEDKTPGKTSIASGPLLRHCPQKVSRVSVEKKEYESSLGHPPLLEAAPKDSPEPLGGNQAPCADFSMAGDILRQPLTPRPIQSYISPSARDGESEIVQLLERCMSQVASLKISYENKHLEDKFIGKEMRNVICKMSQFKNSVLLQDNCHFIAPGSEHPLLSPANKLREASPEIRHPYCLVSPTRGLVHLNDPKSRTGFIDHMGQVTPSQINFEYAPLNNPALSYIRDIQLELTPADPTSIMHLTRPTFLPLFGSVGSDAPDSLSQISCAMNNSPEKLIQGNEARQYSPSPGGLPECHCDLSSPVPTLPSHTEVKAAGITGAEKNL